DNA from Methylobacterium currus:
GATCACGCCGACGACGCCGAGCGGCGTCGCCACCCGCTCGATCGTCAGGCCGTTCGGCCGCTCGAAGGTCGCGAGGGTGCGGCCGACCGGATCGGGCAGGCCGGCGACGCTCTCCAGGCCTTGCGCGATCGCCTCGATCCGGGCGGGGTTCAGCGCCAGGCGGTCGAGGGTGGCGGCGGGCAGGCCCTTGGCCCGCGCCTCCGCCATGTCGGCGGCATTGGCCTCGAGGATCGCCGCGCCCGCGTCGCGCAAGGAGCGTGCGGCCTCCCGCAGGGCCTCGTCCTTGGCCGGGCCTGGGACCAGAGCCATCCGGCGGGCGGCGGCGCGGGCCTGCCTGCCGATCTCGCGCATCAGCGCGTCGACATCCTCGGGACGGGGCTTCAGGCTCAGCACGGACACGGATCGTCATCCTGGCCGCCATCACGGCGGCGTTTCGGCCGCCCTTGCCGGGCGGCGCGTCGGTCGGGCCCTTCTCATGCCACGCCCGCGAGCGCGGCGACAAGCGGAGCGTCAATTCGCCAGTCCGACCGAGCCGCTCCTCGGTCCCAGTCCCTTGGGCACCGGCACGTCGGTCGCGCTGTAGCGGGTGTTGATCACGAGGCGCGGGCTGTTCGACAGGAAGATCTGGTTGGCGACGATCGCGGTGTACTCGGACTGATCGGCCACCACCTGATTGGTCTGCACGGAGAAGGTACCTCGCGGCAGGTAGATCGTGCCGACGAGGCGCCGCGCACTGTTGCTGAGAACCTCGAACGATCGGCCGACCGGCGCGGCGCGATCCTCGAAGAACAGCAGGCCAGCCATGTCCCCGTCGCGTGGCGCCGTCAGCTCGACGACGGAGTTCGGTTGGAGAAGCAATGGCTGCATGGTCCGCACTTTGGGCCACGCGATATTGCCCGTGAAATAGAAGCCGACGCCATCTCCCTTCATGTAGCCGCGCGTTCTGACATTTATCGCCTGTTTGCAGATATTGATTAGCGCTACCGCCGTCACGAAACCCAACGTAAGCGACGGTGGCCTGCAGATCGTCTCCACCTCGGTCCGTTGCCCAGGCGGGCCGACGACAAGCGGACCATCCTTCATCACGTAGATACCCGGTCGCAACGTCACCTCGGCACCTCCCCCGATCGAAAGGCCACCGCAATACGTTCCCGGCGAGAGCGTGTAGGTGCCATCCGTGAGCGCCAGGTCATTGGCGATGCAGCTTCCGACCGGTGGTGCCGGCCGGCCGGCGAGCGGGTCCTTGAGGGTCGGGCAACCGGTGACCGGGAGCGGCCTGAAGTTCGCATGTCCTCCCTGGTAGCCGCCGACCGCGCAGGTTCTCGTCGCCGTGACGACGCTCCGATCGCTTCCCGAGAGTCCCACGGCACTGGGTGACAGGGAGTACACGACGCAGTCGTCGGCTTCGATCCTGGCACTGTTCCTCAATTGGATCGCCTGGATCCCTCCCGACGCCAGACCCAAGACGCAGAGCTTGGACGAGTTGACAGCCTCGGCAGTGGCCGAGACGGCGATGTCGGTGAGATGCGGCGTCACCAGACGGCTCATGATCGCCCGCTTGTGCTGGGTCAGTGTCACCCTGACCCCGGTCGGCGGCACCTCGCCATGCATCCACCTGGCCGGCACGAAGGGTCCGCCCGGGCGCTCACGGATCACCGCCACGGTCGCCACGGCGACCCGCCCGTCGCCGCGCTCCACCTTCACGGCGCTGTCGACGTAGGATTGCGCCAGGGACTGCATGCGGTGCGGGCTCGCGCCGGACACCTGGAGATCGGACGCGACCGCGAGGGCCGCGGCATCGGCCACCTGCTGCAGCATCGTCCGTTGCAGCACCCAGGACGCGTAGTCGATGCCGAGACCGACCATGCCGAGCAGGAGGGGAGCGACGAGGGCGAAAATGAGCACCACGCTCGCCGCACGATCCGCCGCGAACCGGTTGCAGTGAGCGAATCCGTACCGAATCATCTTGCCAAGCAGCCCAACTTCCACACTCGGCGCAGTTTGCCTGGAACGAGTTAAAGTCACCTTACGTCATATGACGCAATGTAAAGGGGTATTTACTTTTTTAGTTTCCTGATCGTTGCGTTAGCTTTGGCGGCCGGCTGCAGCACAAGGTTGCATCATACCGCCGCGCCTTCGAACGGATCCGTTCCAAGGCGCTGGCTCAGCCCGAACGGGCGTCGGCGCTGATGCGCCGGACGCCTTGGCATCGACGTGTCGATGCCAAGGCGCGAGGGTATAATAGGAATGATATCCTTATGCCGATGCCGCCACGGCGGATGCCGTTGCAGGGGTCATAGGGCATGAACAGAAACGCCGCCGGACGGCCGGCGGCGCTCGCTTCGCGAACCGATCCGTTCCTGCGGGTCAGCTGTCCATCTTGAGGGCGGCGATGAAGGCTTCCTGCGGGATCTCGACCTTGCCGAACTGGCGCATGCGCTTCTTGCCCTCCTTCTGCTTGTCGAGGAGCTTGCGCTTGCGGGAGATGTCGCCGCCGTAGCACTTGGCGGTGACGTCCTTCGACAGGGCCCGGATGGTCTCGCGGGCGATGATCTTGCCGCCGATCGCCGCCTGGACCGGGATCTGGAACAGGTGGCGCGGGATCAGGTCCTTCAGCTTCTCGCACATCGCCCGGCCGCGGCTCTCGGCGCGGGTGCGGTGCACCAGCATCGACAGCGCGTCGACCGGCTCCGCATTCACCAGGATCGACATCTTCACGAGGTCGCCCTCGCGATAATCCGAGATGTGATAGTCGAACGACGCGTAGCCCTTCGAGATCGACTTCAGCCGGTCGTAGAAGTCGAACACCACCTCGTTGAGCGGCAGGTCGTAGACGACCA
Protein-coding regions in this window:
- a CDS encoding TadE/TadG family type IV pilus assembly protein, whose amino-acid sequence is MVLIFALVAPLLLGMVGLGIDYASWVLQRTMLQQVADAAALAVASDLQVSGASPHRMQSLAQSYVDSAVKVERGDGRVAVATVAVIRERPGGPFVPARWMHGEVPPTGVRVTLTQHKRAIMSRLVTPHLTDIAVSATAEAVNSSKLCVLGLASGGIQAIQLRNSARIEADDCVVYSLSPSAVGLSGSDRSVVTATRTCAVGGYQGGHANFRPLPVTGCPTLKDPLAGRPAPPVGSCIANDLALTDGTYTLSPGTYCGGLSIGGGAEVTLRPGIYVMKDGPLVVGPPGQRTEVETICRPPSLTLGFVTAVALINICKQAINVRTRGYMKGDGVGFYFTGNIAWPKVRTMQPLLLQPNSVVELTAPRDGDMAGLLFFEDRAAPVGRSFEVLSNSARRLVGTIYLPRGTFSVQTNQVVADQSEYTAIVANQIFLSNSPRLVINTRYSATDVPVPKGLGPRSGSVGLAN